The DNA region GGAGATACACATAATATCCGGGCTTATGCCTGCATGATCGCAGGCGAACAGTTTTCCTGTGCGCCCGAATCCTGTGGCTATCTCGTCAACAATCAGGTGTATCCCATAACGGTCACAGGCAGCCCTGAGTTTTTGCAGGTACTCCGCCGGGTATATACGCATCCCCGCCGCGCATTGCACCAGGGGCTCAACGATAAAGGCGGCGGTTTCCCCGGCGTGCTTTTCCATAAGGGCTTCGGCCTTTTCAAAACATTGGGTCCCGCAGCTCTCCCGGGTCTTGCCATAGGAGCAGCGGTAACAGTCGGGCCCCTCCACCCGCAGTACATCCAGGAGCAGGGGTTTGTAAATTTTTGAAAATATGTCGGTTCCCCCGGTAGAAAGGGCCCCCAGGGTCTCGCCGTGGTAAGCTTCGCTCAGGGCCATGAAGCGCTTCTTTTCCGGCTTTCCGGTCTGGTAGTGATACTGAAAGCTCATCTTCAGAGCGCTTTCTACTGAAGAGGATCCGTTGTCAGCGAAGTTGAATTTGCTAAGTCCCGGGGGTACAATCGCTGCAAGACGCTCGCATAACTCTATGGCTGGCTCATGGGAAAAATTGGCGAAGATAACGTGCTCCAGTTTGTCCAGCTGCGCCTTTATGGCTTCGTTAATCTCAGGGTTACAGTGCCCCAGGAGGTTACACCACCAGGAGCTGATAATATCGATGTATTCTTTGCCATTGGTATCGTAGAGGTAGAGGCCTCGGGCGTGATCCACCACAATAGGCGGCAGTTCTTCGTAATCCTTCATCTGGGAACAGGGGTGCCAGATATGGCGCAGATCCCTTTCCTGCAATGGGTCCATCATTACTCCTTAAAAGAGCGCCCCTAGCAGGGAATCGCTAATAGTGATAGTTTCGGCATTTTCTTCTATACAGACCAGTACCGGCAGGCCTGTGAGTTTTTCTATCGTAATTTTATTGTCTTCATGCAGGGTGTTCCCAGGCAGGAAGCGGTTGATGATAAAGCCCCTGACCCGAAGACTTAAATGTTCAGCGTAGGAGGCGGTGAGGACAGCTCCGTTGATACCCCCCAGCGCCGGGGGGACCACGATCAGGATATCAAGGGACAGGGCTTTGATAATATCCGTGAGCATAATCTGTTTTTCGCCGTCCATGCGTATGGGGCAGACAATGCCCCCGCTCCCCTCGGCTACCATGTAGTCATGCCGGGCCGCCTGGGCGGTGTAATCGGCGCGGATCTTTTCCAGTTCCGCAGGATTGCCTTCGATTTGCGCGGCCAGGTGGGGGGAGTAGGGGTGTTCGTACACATAGGACACGGTTTCCTCTGCCGGAGTTTTCAGTCCCGCTATGCGCCGCACATATTCTGCGTCCCCGGGGATGAGCCGGCCCTGCTCTTTTTCCGCGCCGCTCAGGGCCGCCTTGTAATACCCCGCGTCGAGGCCCCGCTGAAGGATGCCCTTCAACAATAGTGCGGAGACAAAGGTTTTCCCCGTGTCGGTTCCCGTAGCGCTGATAAAAATACCCTTAGTTTTTTTCGTGTTTGAAGTCATTAATACTGAGTATAAACCTAAAAAAAAGGGGTGGAAAGGTCATTTCCACCCCTCTGTTAAAAATTACTTATGCGTTAAGCCGTTTTTCGATGGCGTCCAGTTCCGAATACAGTTCCTTGGGGAGCTTGTCGCCGAACTTAGGATAGTGGTTCTGCCGCACGTCGGCAATTTCCTTTTTCCAGCCTTCGATGTCCACGTTGAGGATCTCCTTCATGTCCGCCTCGCTTACCCCCGCAGGGCGCTCGATAGCGTCCGGTGTGGGGAGTATACCGATGGGAGTGTCCACGAATTTACCCTTGTTGTCACAGCGGTCGAAGATCCAGGCCAGGACCCGGGAATTTTCGCCGTACCCGGGCCAGATGAATTTGCCCGCATCATTTTTGCGGAACCAGTTGACGAAGAATATCTTGGGCAGCTTGGACTCGTCGTGGGTCTGGCCCAGTTTGATCCAATGCTTGAAGTAGTCCCCCATGTGGTAGCCGCAGAAGGGCAGCATGGCAAAGGGG from Treponema primitia ZAS-2 includes:
- the bioA gene encoding adenosylmethionine--8-amino-7-oxononanoate transaminase; amino-acid sequence: MMDPLQERDLRHIWHPCSQMKDYEELPPIVVDHARGLYLYDTNGKEYIDIISSWWCNLLGHCNPEINEAIKAQLDKLEHVIFANFSHEPAIELCERLAAIVPPGLSKFNFADNGSSSVESALKMSFQYHYQTGKPEKKRFMALSEAYHGETLGALSTGGTDIFSKIYKPLLLDVLRVEGPDCYRCSYGKTRESCGTQCFEKAEALMEKHAGETAAFIVEPLVQCAAGMRIYPAEYLQKLRAACDRYGIHLIVDEIATGFGRTGKLFACDHAGISPDIMCISKSLTGGYLPMAITVTTEKIYNAFYADYAQGRAFMHSHTYSGNPLAASAAIAVLKILERDRVLDRAAETAVYLHGELAKVFADHPHVGEIRHIGLINALELVKDRDTKEAFDGAQRTGYQIYKAALKEGLLLRPLEDVLYFNPPMTITKSEIDRSVTLFKNIILAFPFSA
- the bioD gene encoding dethiobiotin synthase — translated: MTSNTKKTKGIFISATGTDTGKTFVSALLLKGILQRGLDAGYYKAALSGAEKEQGRLIPGDAEYVRRIAGLKTPAEETVSYVYEHPYSPHLAAQIEGNPAELEKIRADYTAQAARHDYMVAEGSGGIVCPIRMDGEKQIMLTDIIKALSLDILIVVPPALGGINGAVLTASYAEHLSLRVRGFIINRFLPGNTLHEDNKITIEKLTGLPVLVCIEENAETITISDSLLGALF